Proteins from a genomic interval of Nostoc sp. TCL240-02:
- a CDS encoding diflavin flavoprotein, which translates to MVAMSTTGNAHAENVQHRLTIQTVEIAPNTTAIRSLDWDRDRFDIEFGLQNGTTYNSYLIRGEQTVLIDTSHQKFRDLYLETLKGLVNPKTIDYIIVSHTEPDHSGLVEDVLQLAPRATVLASKVALQFLEGLVHDPFSKRVVKTGDRIDIGKGHEMEFVSAPNLHWPDTIFSFDRKTQILYTCDAFGMHFCDDRTFDEDLEAIEADFRFYYDCLMGPNARSLLNAMKRMGDLGKINIIANGHGPLLYHHLDVLTGCYENWSQKQAKAETTVGLFFVSEYGYGERLGHAIAEGILKTGVGVEVLDLSTAESQEIQELAGRAAGIIIGMPPTTSAAAQASISSVLAVAKNKQFLGLFECYGGDDEPIDTLRRQFLDSGIKEAFPPIRIKETPSASTFQLCEEAGKDIGQLLVRDRNIKQIKSLDVNMEKALGRISSGLYIVTTKKDNVSSAMLASWVTQASLQPLGFTIAVAKDRAIDSLMQVGDRFVLNVLEEGNFQELKKHFLKRLHPGADRFAGVKTQIAKNGSPILADALAYMECEIQTSMECSDHWILYCTVQEGRVSKNDGLTAVRHRKVGNYY; encoded by the coding sequence ATGGTAGCGATGTCTACGACAGGCAATGCCCACGCAGAGAACGTTCAACATCGGCTAACTATACAAACTGTAGAAATTGCCCCTAACACAACGGCGATTCGCTCTCTTGATTGGGACCGCGATCGCTTTGATATCGAATTCGGGCTGCAAAACGGCACAACCTACAATTCATATCTAATTAGGGGTGAACAAACAGTTTTGATTGATACTTCTCACCAGAAGTTTCGCGATCTGTATTTAGAGACTCTAAAAGGTCTTGTTAATCCTAAGACAATTGATTACATAATTGTCAGTCACACAGAGCCAGACCATAGTGGCTTAGTAGAAGATGTCCTGCAATTAGCTCCTAGAGCCACCGTTTTAGCCTCAAAAGTTGCGCTTCAGTTTTTGGAAGGTTTAGTACACGATCCTTTCTCGAAGAGGGTTGTAAAAACCGGCGATCGCATCGATATCGGTAAAGGCCACGAAATGGAATTCGTGAGTGCGCCTAACCTGCACTGGCCGGATACAATCTTTAGCTTTGACCGCAAAACCCAAATTCTTTACACCTGTGATGCTTTTGGGATGCACTTTTGTGACGATCGCACCTTCGACGAAGATTTAGAAGCGATCGAAGCTGACTTTAGATTTTACTACGACTGCTTGATGGGCCCTAACGCTCGTTCGCTGTTGAATGCGATGAAGCGGATGGGTGATCTTGGAAAGATTAATATTATTGCAAATGGTCACGGCCCGTTATTATACCACCATTTAGATGTTCTAACAGGCTGCTACGAAAATTGGAGCCAAAAGCAAGCTAAAGCAGAAACAACAGTTGGCTTGTTTTTTGTCTCAGAATATGGATATGGCGAGCGTCTTGGTCACGCAATTGCCGAAGGTATCTTGAAAACTGGCGTTGGGGTAGAAGTACTGGATCTGAGTACTGCTGAAAGCCAAGAAATTCAAGAACTAGCCGGGAGAGCAGCTGGCATCATTATCGGGATGCCCCCAACTACCTCCGCCGCCGCTCAAGCTAGTATCAGTTCGGTGCTAGCTGTCGCTAAAAACAAGCAATTTCTTGGGCTGTTTGAATGTTACGGTGGGGATGATGAACCCATTGATACACTCCGCAGACAATTTCTTGACTCTGGCATCAAAGAAGCTTTCCCACCTATTCGGATTAAAGAGACTCCCAGCGCATCAACATTCCAGTTGTGTGAAGAAGCGGGTAAAGACATCGGACAATTGCTAGTGCGCGATCGCAACATCAAGCAGATCAAGTCCCTTGATGTCAACATGGAAAAGGCGCTGGGTCGCATTAGTAGTGGACTATATATAGTCACCACGAAAAAAGATAATGTCTCAAGTGCAATGCTGGCATCCTGGGTAACGCAAGCGAGTTTGCAACCATTAGGATTCACAATTGCCGTTGCGAAAGACCGCGCCATTGATTCCTTAATGCAAGTAGGCGATCGCTTCGTCCTCAACGTTTTAGAAGAAGGTAATTTTCAAGAACTCAAGAAACACTTTCTCAAGCGCTTGCATCCCGGTGCTGACCGCTTTGCGGGAGTGAAAACTCAAATCGCGAAAAACGGTTCGCCGATTCTGGCAGATGCTTTGGCATACATGGAATGTGAAATACAGACCAGTATGGAATGCAGCGACCACTGGATTTTATACTGCACCGTCCAAGAAGGTCGTGTTTCCAAGAACGATGGATTGACAGCCGTTCGCCATCGCAAAGTAGGTAATTACTACTAG
- a CDS encoding AAA-like domain-containing protein translates to MERPPIASLYYQILLRPGALLQIKASGLIRKISLMARILPQLAKRGY, encoded by the coding sequence GTGGAACGCCCTCCTATTGCATCTCTTTATTATCAGATACTTTTGCGGCCAGGTGCTTTATTGCAGATTAAAGCATCTGGCTTGATACGTAAGATATCTTTAATGGCTAGGATTTTGCCGCAACTTGCAAAGCGGGGATATTGA
- a CDS encoding dicarboxylate/amino acid:cation symporter has translation MSQTESTTSPGTKASPWWQRIPLTLQILIALVAAVSVGIALGAGNPNPSNATLINNLAIPAELVLKALRALATPLILVAVLHTLMTTDIPGTAGRRLAVLLLTNTTVAILVGLLVANVLRPGTWGNVATSTTTEIPTQSLDPWGILKDAVPEAVLKPLVDNNVIQLIVIALSFGIVLRGLKSEQIAQGKKGYQPIEDVIGILFEAVVGVLNWVIALVPFAVFGIVAKTVAMQGFTPFKSLGAFILAVLLALALQACYYLTRVKFGSWVPPLKFLAGGSDAFLTAFSTSSSAAAMPVTFEVLQTKVGLRESSAALGALVGANFNNDGTALYEAMSALYISQLIGQHLTLGQQLIVILTSIFASVGAANIPNAGLVTMTLVFTSVGLPTQYIALLVTIDWFLDRCRTAINVMGDMTVSALLDGKKPRSVDEA, from the coding sequence ATGAGTCAAACAGAGAGTACTACTTCGCCTGGAACCAAAGCTAGCCCTTGGTGGCAGCGTATCCCTCTCACATTGCAAATTCTCATCGCCCTAGTAGCCGCAGTCAGCGTTGGAATTGCCCTTGGTGCGGGGAATCCTAATCCCAGCAATGCCACCTTAATCAACAATTTAGCAATTCCGGCTGAATTGGTGCTAAAGGCTCTCCGCGCCCTAGCTACGCCCCTAATATTGGTAGCGGTGCTGCATACCTTAATGACTACCGATATCCCCGGTACAGCCGGACGGCGGCTGGCAGTGTTACTTTTGACTAACACTACCGTAGCTATTTTAGTGGGACTTTTGGTAGCGAATGTGCTGCGTCCGGGAACTTGGGGCAATGTAGCTACCTCAACAACTACAGAAATACCTACTCAGAGTCTAGACCCTTGGGGAATACTCAAAGATGCTGTACCTGAAGCTGTCCTTAAGCCATTAGTTGATAATAATGTCATTCAACTAATTGTTATTGCCCTAAGTTTTGGCATTGTCCTGCGGGGCTTAAAATCTGAACAAATTGCCCAAGGGAAAAAAGGATACCAGCCGATAGAGGATGTCATCGGGATTTTGTTTGAGGCGGTAGTCGGTGTCCTCAACTGGGTAATTGCCTTAGTGCCTTTCGCCGTTTTTGGGATTGTTGCTAAAACAGTTGCGATGCAAGGATTTACACCGTTTAAATCTTTGGGTGCATTTATTCTGGCGGTGCTGTTAGCCCTAGCATTGCAGGCGTGCTATTACCTCACTAGAGTAAAATTTGGTTCTTGGGTACCCCCGCTAAAATTCCTAGCTGGCGGATCTGATGCCTTTTTAACAGCTTTTTCAACTTCTTCCTCTGCGGCAGCAATGCCCGTAACTTTTGAGGTTTTGCAAACAAAAGTTGGCTTAAGGGAATCTTCTGCTGCTTTGGGGGCATTAGTAGGGGCAAATTTCAATAATGATGGCACTGCCCTTTATGAAGCAATGTCTGCGTTGTATATCTCCCAACTTATTGGGCAACATCTGACTCTCGGACAGCAGTTAATTGTCATTCTGACCTCGATTTTTGCATCTGTAGGTGCGGCGAATATTCCCAATGCTGGACTGGTAACGATGACACTAGTGTTCACTTCTGTAGGCTTACCTACCCAGTACATTGCTTTACTAGTTACCATCGACTGGTTTTTAGATCGCTGCCGCACCGCGATTAATGTTATGGGAGATATGACTGTCAGTGCTTTACTTGACGGCAAAAAGCCTCGTTCTGTAGACGAGGCTTAG
- a CDS encoding transposase, whose protein sequence is MKAYSLDLRQKIVDAYACGDISQRKLAKNFGVTLSFVQNLLKRHRELGMIGPKVRTEQTATKLNAEQLEILRQLVIAQPDATLSELRERLYEKTEVLIGVATVNRMVRWKLHLNLKKKSPPHKKR, encoded by the coding sequence ATGAAAGCCTACTCTCTCGACTTGCGTCAAAAAATAGTTGATGCTTATGCCTGCGGTGACATTTCCCAACGAAAACTGGCTAAAAACTTTGGTGTCACCTTAAGTTTTGTGCAAAATTTACTCAAACGCCATCGAGAATTGGGGATGATAGGCCCCAAGGTGCGGACTGAGCAGACAGCAACAAAGTTGAATGCTGAACAGTTAGAAATCCTGCGCCAACTCGTCATAGCACAGCCCGATGCGACGTTAAGCGAATTGCGGGAACGACTTTACGAGAAAACAGAGGTCTTAATTGGGGTAGCTACGGTGAATCGGATGGTTCGCTGGAAACTTCACCTCAACCTCAAAAAAAAGTCTCCACCTCACAAAAAAAGGTAG
- a CDS encoding IS701 family transposase, which produces MDVELQILKHLARDAQPTVAIIDEYCAEYKDLFKEVRNYECFKYLHLGIIAPIKRKSLPEIAKVVSINSAQSLHHFIAYSDWSANKLKSRRLDKLKKALNSQAITVVIDETGDRKKGKKTDYVARQYLGSVGKIDNGIVSVNAYGVYENVTFPLSFKVFKPKGTLKSGDKYKTKIELASEIITELINEGFNIELVLADSLYGESSKFIKKLNEYELAYVVAIRSNHGVWLPANQSVRANKWCKFERTFSNKKSEIRYIREIIYGKKRAITYWEITTDPETMPDNSTSFVMTNLQGNLKKTLGDLYGLRTWVEYGFRQCKQELGWTDYRLTNFQHIERWWEIIFCVYTMISLNSPAFLALNQSLQIETEVIGTSYVNCVDFSHHQQWNHNSGWKNTLNNLRLIVQPLLLFWLIYPWLDIFPNSHLLLGFNHLICAMNQFKPFFASG; this is translated from the coding sequence ATGGATGTAGAATTACAAATCCTAAAACATTTGGCAAGAGATGCCCAGCCAACAGTTGCGATCATAGATGAATATTGTGCAGAGTATAAAGACCTGTTCAAAGAAGTAAGAAATTATGAATGCTTCAAATATTTACATTTAGGGATAATTGCACCAATAAAAAGAAAATCATTACCAGAAATAGCCAAAGTAGTAAGTATAAACTCGGCACAGTCATTACATCATTTCATAGCCTATTCAGATTGGTCAGCAAATAAATTAAAGAGCCGAAGATTAGATAAATTAAAGAAAGCATTAAATAGTCAGGCGATAACCGTAGTAATAGATGAAACTGGAGATAGGAAAAAAGGTAAAAAGACAGATTATGTTGCAAGACAATATCTAGGGAGTGTAGGAAAAATAGATAATGGAATAGTATCAGTCAATGCTTATGGAGTTTATGAAAATGTAACATTTCCATTAAGTTTCAAAGTATTTAAACCGAAAGGGACGCTCAAATCAGGAGATAAATATAAAACCAAAATAGAGTTAGCGTCAGAAATTATTACAGAATTAATAAATGAGGGGTTTAATATTGAATTAGTATTAGCCGATAGTTTATATGGTGAAAGTAGCAAATTCATCAAAAAGCTCAATGAATATGAATTAGCTTATGTTGTAGCAATTAGAAGTAATCACGGAGTCTGGCTACCAGCTAATCAGAGCGTTAGAGCTAACAAGTGGTGCAAATTTGAGAGAACATTTAGTAATAAAAAATCCGAAATCAGATATATCCGAGAAATAATTTATGGTAAAAAAAGAGCCATAACTTACTGGGAAATAACTACTGATCCAGAAACAATGCCGGATAATTCCACTTCATTTGTCATGACGAATCTTCAAGGAAATCTCAAAAAAACTTTAGGCGATTTATATGGATTAAGAACCTGGGTAGAATATGGGTTTCGACAATGTAAACAGGAACTCGGCTGGACAGATTATCGCTTGACAAATTTTCAACATATAGAGAGATGGTGGGAAATTATTTTTTGTGTTTACACAATGATTAGTCTAAATTCCCCAGCCTTTTTAGCCTTAAATCAATCTCTTCAAATTGAAACTGAGGTGATAGGTACTAGTTATGTTAATTGTGTAGATTTTTCTCATCATCAACAATGGAATCATAATTCTGGATGGAAGAATACTCTTAATAATCTTCGTTTAATTGTCCAACCTCTTTTACTATTTTGGCTGATTTATCCCTGGTTAGATATTTTTCCAAATTCTCATTTATTGCTAGGATTTAATCATTTAATTTGTGCCATGAACCAATTTAAACCCTTTTTTGCTTCTGGATGA
- a CDS encoding transposase, producing MNRELICPSSANVPAPCLAFQAYAQKPNRKGKNVSVIGAISLKGLLTQWSGLGSIDALTFDAFIAQKLVPKLWPGAVVIMDNCSIHKSDELEALLIAAGAHLIYLPPYSPDFSPIENCWSKIKNILRRIGARTYPDLLQALDTAFAEVTIENLLGWFTHCCYCTSQD from the coding sequence ATGAATCGGGAGTTAATCTGTCCTTCATCCGCAAATGTGCCCGCGCCTTGCCTGGCCTTTCAGGCCTATGCTCAAAAGCCCAACCGCAAAGGGAAAAATGTCTCGGTAATTGGTGCAATTAGCTTGAAAGGACTGCTCACCCAATGGAGTGGCTTAGGTTCTATCGATGCTTTGACTTTTGATGCCTTCATCGCCCAAAAGCTCGTACCCAAACTTTGGCCTGGTGCAGTGGTGATCATGGATAACTGCTCAATCCATAAAAGTGATGAACTTGAAGCTTTGCTCATCGCTGCTGGCGCTCATCTCATTTATCTCCCCCCCTATTCTCCCGATTTTTCACCGATTGAGAATTGTTGGTCCAAGATTAAGAACATTCTCCGTCGCATCGGTGCAAGGACATACCCTGATTTACTCCAGGCATTAGATACGGCATTCGCAGAAGTGACAATAGAGAATTTGCTGGGTTGGTTTACTCACTGCTGCTACTGTACCTCACAAGACTGA
- a CDS encoding diflavin flavoprotein has translation MTNSKPRDVQVLPIATNTKAIRARSWSRLRFEIEYALERGTTSNCYLIEADKTVLIDPPPESFTEIYLEALRQTLDLQSLDYIILGHFSPNRVATLKAILELAPQVTFVCSLPGANNLRAAFLEQDLNVLVMRGKETLDLGKGHVLKFLPTPSPRWPEGLCTYDQQTQILYTDKLFATHLCGDEVFDDNWEALKEDQRYYFNCLMAPQTPHVQAALEKISDLQVRMYAVGHGPLVRTSLIELTKAYGEWSRSHNDREISVALLYASAYGNTATLAQAIALGLTKGGVAVKSINCEFATPDEIRINLAQSEGFIIGSPTIGGHAPTPIHTALGIVLSSGDNSKLAGVFGSYGWSGEAFDLIEGKLRDAGYRFGFDTLKVKFKPDDVTLKFCEELGTDFAQALKKAKKVRVPQQAATPVEQAVGRIVGSVCVVTAKLGEVSTAMLGAWVSQATFNPPGITVAIAKERAIESLMYPGGKFALNILPEGNHQDYMKHFRKTFAPGEDRFANFSTAVADNGCTVLTDALAYLECSVNQRLECGDHWVVYATVDEGKLLKPDAITAINHRKTGTHY, from the coding sequence ATGACCAATTCCAAGCCACGCGACGTACAAGTTCTACCAATTGCTACAAATACTAAGGCGATCAGAGCACGTAGTTGGTCACGTCTGCGGTTTGAAATTGAATACGCACTTGAAAGAGGCACTACCTCCAATTGCTATTTAATTGAAGCTGATAAAACCGTACTTATCGATCCACCGCCAGAAAGCTTTACCGAAATTTATTTAGAGGCATTGCGGCAGACTTTAGATTTACAAAGTTTGGATTATATAATCCTGGGCCATTTTAGTCCCAATCGAGTTGCAACCCTGAAAGCAATTTTAGAACTGGCACCACAGGTAACTTTTGTCTGTTCTCTTCCTGGTGCGAACAATTTGCGTGCTGCTTTTTTAGAGCAAGATTTAAATGTCTTGGTGATGCGGGGGAAAGAAACTCTGGATTTGGGTAAGGGTCATGTTTTGAAATTCTTACCCACTCCGAGTCCGCGTTGGCCGGAAGGACTTTGTACCTACGACCAGCAAACTCAAATTCTCTACACAGATAAGTTATTTGCAACTCATCTTTGTGGTGATGAAGTGTTTGATGATAACTGGGAAGCGCTCAAAGAAGACCAGCGTTACTACTTTAACTGCCTAATGGCTCCCCAAACTCCTCATGTGCAAGCAGCTTTGGAGAAAATATCAGATTTGCAGGTGAGAATGTATGCTGTGGGTCATGGACCTTTAGTACGCACCAGCTTAATCGAACTTACCAAAGCTTACGGAGAGTGGAGCCGTTCTCACAACGATCGCGAAATTTCCGTTGCCCTACTTTACGCTTCAGCTTACGGGAATACGGCGACTTTAGCACAAGCGATCGCTCTGGGACTAACTAAAGGTGGAGTTGCAGTCAAATCAATTAACTGCGAATTTGCTACCCCTGATGAAATTCGTATCAACCTCGCACAATCAGAGGGTTTTATCATCGGTTCTCCTACCATTGGTGGTCATGCGCCAACTCCCATTCACACTGCTTTAGGGATTGTGTTATCGAGTGGTGACAACAGCAAACTCGCCGGGGTATTTGGTTCCTACGGCTGGAGTGGCGAAGCATTTGACTTAATCGAAGGTAAACTCCGGGATGCTGGATATCGCTTTGGCTTTGACACCCTGAAAGTGAAGTTTAAACCTGATGATGTCACTCTCAAATTCTGTGAAGAACTCGGTACAGACTTTGCCCAAGCACTGAAAAAAGCTAAAAAGGTACGCGTACCCCAACAAGCTGCGACTCCAGTAGAACAGGCTGTTGGCCGGATTGTTGGTTCCGTTTGCGTGGTGACAGCAAAACTTGGAGAAGTGTCTACCGCAATGTTAGGCGCTTGGGTTTCTCAAGCCACCTTCAACCCACCTGGAATAACAGTTGCGATCGCTAAAGAACGAGCGATCGAATCTTTGATGTATCCAGGCGGTAAGTTTGCCTTAAATATTCTACCTGAAGGCAACCATCAAGATTACATGAAGCATTTCCGTAAAACTTTCGCGCCAGGGGAAGATCGATTTGCTAACTTTAGTACAGCAGTTGCAGATAACGGTTGTACTGTCCTTACCGACGCTTTAGCATATTTGGAATGCTCAGTCAATCAACGTCTGGAATGTGGCGATCACTGGGTTGTATATGCAACTGTGGACGAGGGTAAATTACTCAAACCTGATGCTATTACAGCCATTAACCATCGCAAAACTGGCACTCATTACTAA
- a CDS encoding helix-turn-helix domain-containing protein, with protein MGCRLKVFLTEQEKLTLEELRKAKHVPQRTKDRAQVLLLNNRGLKNEQIAKGLNWAISTVRQTLHRWEKMGLVGLWDAPGRGGKPRYSESDLVYLENCLAQESQTYNSKQLAKKLASERQVSLSADRLRRILKQRGRRFGTARTSDRIS; from the coding sequence ATGGGATGCCGATTAAAAGTCTTTCTAACTGAGCAAGAAAAGCTGACTTTAGAAGAGTTAAGAAAAGCCAAACATGTTCCTCAACGCACCAAGGATCGAGCTCAAGTCTTACTGCTAAATAATCGTGGCTTAAAAAATGAGCAAATTGCTAAAGGTTTGAACTGGGCAATTTCAACAGTACGTCAAACCCTTCATCGTTGGGAAAAGATGGGTTTAGTAGGTCTGTGGGATGCTCCTGGCCGAGGTGGAAAACCTCGATATTCAGAATCAGATTTGGTTTATCTAGAAAATTGTTTAGCTCAAGAGTCACAGACTTATAACTCTAAACAATTAGCAAAAAAACTGGCATCTGAACGCCAGGTAAGCTTGAGTGCAGATCGGTTACGACGGATACTTAAACAAAGGGGAAGAAGGTTTGGAACCGCACGTACAAGCGATCGCATATCTTGA